The following coding sequences are from one Seonamhaeicola sp. ML3 window:
- a CDS encoding acetate/propionate family kinase yields MQVLVLNSGSSSLKFQLFSMPEERIICSGQVERIGFEDAIFKFKTDKKTIEKITPVENHKAGLKLVAEQLLDKSEGVIKSPDDIEVVGHRVVHGGKYFSDTTIINKDVKEKIKKLSSLAPLHNPPNLEGIEIAEEIFNNAVQVAVFDTAFHQSIPEHAYKYAIPNEYSEKHHIRLYGFHGTSHKYVSEKAIEYLGSKSSKIITIHLGNGCSMTAIQEGKSIDHSLGFSPVGGLIMGTRSGDVDPSIIFHLAERHGLNIKEISNLLQKQSGMLGLTGYSDLREIQTEAEKGNKKCLLALEMNAYRIKKYIGSYAAIMNGLDAIVFTAGIGENSAKIRELVCQDMDYFGIDLDLDKNASRSSENREINKENTKVKILIIPTNEELEIAKQSVKLFKNQASLV; encoded by the coding sequence ATGCAAGTATTAGTATTAAACTCAGGAAGTTCATCATTAAAATTCCAGTTATTTTCAATGCCGGAAGAACGCATAATATGCTCTGGACAAGTTGAACGCATTGGTTTTGAAGATGCTATTTTTAAATTCAAAACAGACAAAAAAACCATTGAAAAAATAACTCCTGTAGAAAATCATAAAGCAGGATTAAAGTTGGTTGCAGAACAACTACTGGATAAAAGCGAAGGGGTTATAAAATCTCCAGACGATATTGAAGTTGTTGGTCATCGTGTGGTTCATGGTGGTAAGTATTTTAGCGACACCACCATCATTAATAAAGATGTGAAGGAGAAAATCAAAAAATTATCTTCGCTTGCACCTTTACATAACCCGCCAAACTTAGAAGGTATAGAAATTGCAGAAGAAATTTTCAATAATGCTGTACAAGTAGCCGTTTTTGATACCGCTTTCCATCAATCTATTCCAGAACATGCGTATAAATATGCGATACCTAATGAATATTCAGAAAAGCACCATATACGCTTATACGGTTTCCATGGAACAAGTCATAAATATGTTTCAGAAAAGGCTATCGAGTATTTGGGATCTAAAAGCTCTAAAATTATCACCATACATTTAGGTAACGGTTGTAGCATGACCGCAATACAGGAAGGAAAGAGCATTGACCATTCACTAGGTTTTTCTCCTGTTGGTGGATTAATTATGGGAACACGCTCTGGTGATGTTGACCCATCAATTATTTTCCATTTAGCTGAACGTCATGGACTAAACATTAAGGAGATTAGCAATTTACTCCAAAAGCAAAGTGGTATGCTCGGCCTTACGGGATATAGTGACTTACGCGAAATTCAAACTGAAGCAGAAAAAGGCAACAAAAAATGTCTTCTAGCCTTAGAAATGAATGCCTACCGTATAAAAAAATATATTGGCAGCTACGCAGCTATCATGAATGGCCTTGATGCTATTGTGTTTACGGCTGGTATTGGAGAGAATTCGGCGAAAATACGAGAACTCGTTTGCCAAGACATGGATTACTTCGGAATCGATTTAGACCTAGATAAAAACGCCTCTCGCTCTAGTGAAAATAGAGAAATCAATAAAGAAAACACAAAAGTTAAGATCTTGATTATTCCAACCAATGAGGAGCTAGAAATCGCTAAGCAATCCGTAAAACTATTCAAAAACCAGGCGTCCCTGGTATAG
- the gldA gene encoding gliding motility-associated ABC transporter ATP-binding subunit GldA, protein MSIEVKNISKLYGNQRALNDISFKVNNPEIVGFLGPNGAGKSTMMKILTTYIKPENGSALVNGHNIFDQPKNVQQSIGYLPEHNPLYLDMYIKEYLAFNANIYKVPKQRIEDVIELTGLTPEKHKRIGQLSKGYRQRVGLANALLHDPEVLILDEPTTGLDPNQLIDIRNLIKTIGKSKTVFLSTHIMQEVEAMCDRVIIINKGEIVADKKLSDLREDQKQTVIVEFDFRVEDAFLKRLPKVTEVKNTYGFVYEITFSTSKDMRSHVFDFAHDNELKILQLNQKNISLENLFRELTSN, encoded by the coding sequence ATGTCTATAGAGGTTAAAAACATTTCTAAACTATACGGAAATCAAAGGGCTTTGAATGATATTTCATTTAAAGTAAACAACCCAGAGATTGTAGGTTTTCTAGGTCCAAACGGCGCTGGTAAATCTACAATGATGAAGATTTTAACCACTTATATAAAACCTGAAAATGGTAGTGCATTGGTCAACGGACATAATATTTTTGACCAACCTAAAAACGTACAACAAAGTATTGGCTACTTACCGGAGCATAATCCTTTATATTTAGACATGTACATTAAAGAATATTTAGCTTTTAACGCCAATATCTATAAAGTACCAAAACAAAGAATAGAGGACGTTATTGAACTTACGGGGCTAACTCCCGAAAAGCATAAAAGGATTGGACAGCTATCTAAGGGATATCGCCAGCGAGTAGGTTTAGCCAATGCACTGTTACATGACCCAGAAGTTTTAATTCTAGACGAACCAACCACTGGGCTAGACCCTAACCAATTAATTGACATAAGAAATCTTATTAAGACCATTGGAAAAAGTAAAACAGTTTTCCTATCTACTCATATTATGCAAGAGGTAGAGGCTATGTGCGATCGGGTTATTATCATCAATAAGGGAGAAATAGTCGCCGATAAAAAACTTTCCGATCTACGAGAGGACCAAAAACAAACTGTAATAGTTGAGTTTGACTTTCGTGTAGAAGATGCTTTTCTTAAGCGTTTGCCCAAAGTCACAGAAGTTAAAAACACCTATGGTTTTGTTTATGAAATAACGTTTTCCACATCTAAGGATATGCGATCACATGTGTTTGATTTTGCACATGACAATGAACTTAAAATCCTTCAGTTAAACCAAAAGAATATTAGTTTGGAAAATCTATTTAGGGAACTCACCTCTAATTAA
- a CDS encoding prephenate dehydrogenase — protein sequence MKNIYFIGIGLIGGSLAKDIKKLNSDLVIHGISRKDVTLEEALSLGLIDKKATLDDIQHADMVIVSIPVDATVKLLPTILDKVSDTGLVIDAGSTKEAICKVVENHPKRRNFLAAHPIAGTEHSGPSAAISGLFDGKTNIICEVEKTAFKLQEKALDMFKAIGMRIRYMNPAAHDKHIAYVSHLSHISSFMLGKTVIEKEKNERDIFDMAGSGFASTVRLAKSSPEMWTPIFKQNKENVLETLEEYINNLSHFKTLMENDDLEAIFNEMKNVNHIKDILNGIK from the coding sequence ATGAAGAATATATACTTTATAGGTATTGGTTTAATAGGTGGTAGTCTTGCTAAAGATATCAAGAAGCTGAATTCAGATTTAGTAATTCATGGTATTAGTAGAAAGGATGTTACACTAGAGGAAGCATTGTCTTTAGGCTTAATTGATAAAAAGGCCACTTTAGATGATATTCAGCATGCCGATATGGTTATTGTATCCATTCCGGTTGATGCTACGGTTAAGCTATTGCCAACAATATTAGATAAGGTTTCAGATACTGGATTGGTAATAGATGCGGGCTCTACCAAAGAGGCCATATGCAAGGTTGTAGAAAACCACCCTAAGCGTAGAAACTTTTTGGCTGCACACCCTATTGCGGGAACTGAACATTCAGGACCAAGTGCCGCTATTAGTGGATTGTTCGATGGAAAAACAAACATTATCTGTGAAGTAGAAAAAACAGCTTTTAAGTTACAAGAAAAAGCGCTCGATATGTTTAAGGCTATAGGTATGCGAATTCGTTATATGAACCCTGCGGCCCACGACAAGCATATTGCTTATGTTTCGCATTTGTCACATATCAGTTCGTTTATGTTGGGAAAAACGGTAATAGAAAAAGAGAAGAACGAACGCGATATTTTTGATATGGCCGGTAGTGGATTTGCATCTACAGTTAGATTGGCTAAAAGTTCTCCAGAAATGTGGACACCCATTTTCAAGCAGAACAAAGAAAACGTGTTAGAAACTCTTGAAGAGTACATCAATAACTTGAGTCACTTTAAAACGTTGATGGAGAATGATGACCTTGAGGCGATATTCAACGAAATGAAAAATGTGAATCACATAAAAGATATTTTAAACGGAATTAAATAA
- the pta gene encoding phosphate acetyltransferase, protein MSKGIYVATIEPNSGKSVVVLGLMRMLLGKTAKVGYFRPIIEDVEAGEMDNHINTVISHFDIDINYKKTFAYTRSQVLDLYNQGKSGDVIDEIIKKYKYLEERFDLVLVEGTDFSHENSSLELDINMLISKNLGLPVIIVLHGDRKKKKDIVDSAQLAHDTFKEEVDVLSIMANKVDEDDLEELKDKLEKRINNGTDITVIPKIKSLASPTLKEIVKALDAKVLFGKDMLNNQVLNSGVGVMQLRNYITKLKDGSLVITSGDRADIILGALQAHVSKNYPKISGIVLTGGLLPEDSILKLIEGLSGVVPIISVNDGTFNVTNAIGKVKSRIYAENSEKIAVSIATFEKHVDTDKLANRLITFQSDIFTPRMFQYNLLQSALKDKKHIVLPEGYDERVLRATARLVNAHVVDVTLIGEPEKIQERVERYDIPLNLDDVNVVFPTQSPHFDDYVNTFYELRKHKGINLDVARDTMSDVSYFGTMMIYKGHADGMVSGAVHTTQHTLRPALQFIKTKPGCNIVSSVFFMCLEDRVSIFGDCAINPNPNAEQLAEIAISSAATAKNFGVEPKVAMLSYSSGASGKGEDVDKVRKATEIAKTIAPDLKIEGPIQYDAAVDMRIGKSKLPDSEVAGQASVLIFPDLNTGNNTYKAVQRETGALAIGPMLQGLNKPVNDLSRGCTSDDIYSTVIITAIQAQEL, encoded by the coding sequence ATGAGCAAAGGAATTTACGTTGCTACTATAGAACCAAATAGCGGCAAGTCTGTTGTGGTTCTAGGTCTTATGCGCATGCTTTTAGGTAAGACCGCTAAGGTGGGTTATTTTAGACCCATAATTGAAGATGTTGAAGCCGGAGAAATGGACAACCATATCAATACGGTTATATCGCATTTCGATATAGACATTAACTACAAAAAAACTTTCGCATATACGCGTAGCCAGGTTTTAGATTTATACAACCAAGGTAAATCTGGAGATGTTATCGACGAGATTATAAAGAAATACAAATATCTTGAAGAACGTTTTGATTTGGTTTTAGTCGAAGGCACCGATTTCTCTCACGAAAACTCTAGTCTTGAACTAGATATTAACATGTTAATATCTAAAAACTTAGGCCTTCCCGTAATTATCGTTCTTCATGGAGACCGCAAAAAGAAAAAAGATATTGTAGATAGTGCACAACTGGCTCACGATACCTTTAAAGAAGAAGTCGATGTACTATCCATAATGGCCAACAAAGTAGATGAAGACGACTTAGAAGAACTCAAAGACAAATTAGAAAAACGTATTAATAACGGAACCGACATCACCGTTATCCCAAAGATTAAAAGTCTTGCGAGCCCAACTCTAAAAGAAATCGTGAAAGCTCTTGATGCCAAAGTATTATTTGGCAAAGACATGCTAAACAATCAAGTTTTAAACTCTGGTGTGGGAGTGATGCAGCTAAGAAACTATATCACAAAACTAAAAGACGGTTCTTTAGTGATTACATCAGGAGACCGTGCAGATATTATCTTAGGCGCCTTACAGGCACATGTATCTAAAAACTATCCCAAAATATCGGGTATAGTTTTAACAGGCGGCCTGCTTCCTGAGGATTCAATTTTAAAACTTATCGAAGGACTCTCTGGTGTTGTGCCTATTATAAGTGTAAATGATGGCACGTTTAATGTCACCAATGCTATTGGTAAAGTAAAATCTAGAATCTACGCCGAAAACTCCGAAAAGATTGCCGTATCTATTGCTACATTCGAAAAGCATGTAGACACCGATAAACTAGCCAACAGGTTAATTACCTTCCAGTCAGATATTTTTACTCCCAGAATGTTCCAATACAACTTGTTACAATCTGCGTTAAAAGATAAGAAACACATTGTTTTGCCCGAAGGTTACGACGAACGTGTGCTTAGAGCAACTGCAAGGTTGGTCAATGCTCATGTAGTAGACGTTACTTTAATTGGGGAACCGGAAAAAATACAAGAACGTGTTGAACGTTACGATATCCCTTTAAATTTAGATGATGTAAACGTTGTTTTCCCAACACAGTCTCCTCATTTTGACGACTATGTTAACACATTTTATGAGTTAAGAAAACATAAAGGAATCAACTTAGATGTTGCAAGAGATACCATGTCTGATGTTTCTTATTTTGGAACCATGATGATTTATAAGGGTCATGCCGATGGTATGGTATCAGGAGCAGTGCATACCACGCAACACACATTACGCCCTGCGCTTCAATTTATAAAAACCAAACCTGGTTGCAATATTGTTTCGTCTGTGTTCTTTATGTGCTTAGAAGACCGCGTTTCCATTTTTGGAGATTGCGCCATCAATCCAAACCCCAATGCTGAACAACTGGCAGAAATTGCTATATCTTCTGCTGCAACCGCCAAAAATTTTGGTGTTGAACCCAAAGTAGCCATGCTATCTTACTCTTCGGGTGCTTCTGGTAAAGGTGAAGATGTAGATAAGGTTAGAAAAGCAACGGAAATCGCAAAGACCATAGCACCAGACCTTAAAATTGAAGGGCCTATCCAGTATGATGCAGCCGTAGATATGCGTATTGGAAAAAGTAAGCTCCCTGATTCTGAAGTTGCCGGACAAGCAAGTGTTTTAATTTTCCCTGACCTTAATACAGGAAATAACACTTACAAGGCCGTACAACGTGAAACTGGCGCTTTAGCTATTGGACCAATGCTTCAAGGTCTAAACAAACCCGTTAATGATTTAAGTAGAGGCTGTACTTCTGATGATATTTACAGCACCGTAATAATAACCGCTATTCAAGCCCAAGAACTATAA
- the rsgA gene encoding ribosome small subunit-dependent GTPase A, which produces MTGLVYKSTGSWYTVKTQLGESYQCRIKGKFRIKGIKSTNPIAVGDVVDFELEKVNDLESGVIYNIHDRTNFIVRKSVNLSKQTHIIAANLDQVFLMITINNPPTLTSFIDRFLVTAEAYSIKTVLLFNKIDTYDEETLLEVKYLAHVYRKIGYECIGISAKAGKNIDKVKALMQDKVSMFSGHSGVGKSTLVNAIQPNLDLKTKEISNLHMQGQHTTTFAEMFDTDFGGKIIDTPGIKGFGVVDMDKEEVGDYFPEIFALKQHCKFNNCLHLKEPKCAVKAALENDEIAYTRYRSYVQILEGEDEHYRTDNWDNE; this is translated from the coding sequence ATGACAGGACTCGTTTATAAATCTACCGGTAGTTGGTACACTGTTAAAACACAGCTGGGTGAATCTTACCAATGCCGAATTAAAGGAAAGTTTAGAATAAAGGGCATAAAAAGTACCAATCCTATTGCAGTTGGCGATGTGGTAGATTTTGAGTTGGAGAAAGTAAACGATTTAGAGTCTGGCGTTATTTATAATATCCACGACCGTACAAATTTTATTGTTAGGAAGTCTGTAAACCTTTCTAAACAAACCCATATCATTGCCGCTAATCTAGATCAGGTATTTTTAATGATTACCATAAATAACCCACCTACTCTTACAAGTTTCATAGATAGGTTTCTAGTAACTGCAGAAGCGTATTCCATAAAAACAGTTTTGCTATTCAATAAAATAGATACTTATGATGAGGAAACACTTTTAGAGGTTAAGTACTTGGCTCATGTTTATAGAAAAATTGGTTACGAATGTATTGGGATTTCAGCTAAAGCTGGAAAAAATATAGACAAGGTCAAGGCGTTAATGCAAGATAAAGTAAGCATGTTTTCTGGTCATTCTGGAGTTGGAAAATCAACCCTGGTCAATGCAATTCAGCCAAATTTAGATTTAAAAACCAAAGAAATATCAAACCTCCATATGCAAGGACAACACACTACCACATTTGCAGAAATGTTCGATACCGATTTTGGAGGAAAAATTATTGATACCCCAGGAATAAAGGGTTTTGGTGTGGTAGACATGGACAAAGAAGAAGTGGGCGATTACTTTCCTGAAATATTTGCGTTAAAGCAACATTGTAAATTCAATAACTGCTTGCATTTAAAAGAACCTAAATGCGCTGTAAAAGCTGCTTTAGAAAATGATGAAATCGCTTATACGAGATACCGAAGTTATGTTCAGATTTTAGAAGGTGAAGACGAACATTATAGAACCGATAATTGGGATAACGAATGA
- a CDS encoding pyridoxal phosphate-dependent aminotransferase yields MIEVAKRLHSVQEYYFSRKLREVGAMIAEGKPVINLGIGSPDMQPPQKVIDAISGSLQDATAHKYQSYQGLPELRDAIASFYKEHFAVNVNPTSEILPLMGSKEGIMHISMAYLNPGDEVLIPNPGYPTYQSVTRLVEAKPVFYNLDASNNWLPDIDALQKLDLSKVKLMWVNYPHMPTGAQPSEIAFRSLVAFAKRNNILIVNDNPYSFVLNDNPTSILNVEGAKEVCLELNSLSKTFNMAGWRVGMVLGKEEHIKNVLKVKSNMDSGMFYGIQKGAIEALKCSKMWYVTLNSVYKRRRDLIWKLAEALGCTYDENATGMFVWAKLPAGIKSEAFIDKILQENHVFITPGTIFGSQGEGYIRFSLCASADDIEACIARVK; encoded by the coding sequence ATGATTGAGGTAGCTAAAAGATTGCATAGTGTACAGGAGTACTATTTCTCAAGAAAATTGAGAGAGGTAGGCGCTATGATTGCCGAGGGGAAACCAGTTATCAATTTAGGTATTGGTAGCCCAGATATGCAGCCACCTCAAAAGGTTATAGATGCTATCTCTGGAAGTCTACAAGATGCCACTGCTCATAAATATCAGAGTTATCAGGGCTTGCCAGAGTTGCGTGATGCCATAGCATCGTTTTATAAAGAGCACTTTGCCGTAAATGTAAATCCAACTTCCGAAATACTACCCTTAATGGGAAGTAAGGAAGGTATCATGCATATTTCGATGGCTTACCTAAATCCTGGTGATGAGGTGTTGATTCCTAATCCGGGTTACCCAACCTACCAATCGGTAACAAGGTTGGTAGAAGCTAAGCCTGTATTTTACAATTTAGATGCCAGCAATAACTGGTTGCCAGATATAGATGCTTTACAAAAGTTAGACCTAAGTAAAGTAAAGCTAATGTGGGTAAATTATCCGCATATGCCAACGGGGGCTCAGCCTTCAGAAATAGCTTTTAGAAGTTTAGTGGCTTTTGCTAAGCGAAACAATATTTTAATAGTTAATGATAACCCTTATAGTTTTGTGCTTAACGATAATCCAACAAGTATTTTAAATGTTGAAGGCGCAAAAGAGGTTTGTTTGGAACTCAATTCGTTGAGTAAAACCTTTAATATGGCTGGTTGGCGCGTAGGTATGGTTCTGGGAAAAGAAGAGCATATCAAGAATGTGCTAAAGGTGAAGAGTAATATGGATTCTGGTATGTTTTATGGAATTCAAAAAGGAGCTATTGAAGCTTTGAAATGCTCAAAGATGTGGTATGTCACTTTAAACAGTGTTTATAAAAGGCGAAGAGATTTGATTTGGAAGTTGGCTGAAGCTCTTGGTTGTACATACGATGAAAATGCTACGGGAATGTTTGTATGGGCCAAGTTGCCAGCAGGTATAAAATCTGAAGCGTTTATTGATAAGATATTACAAGAAAATCATGTTTTTATTACACCAGGAACCATATTTGGAAGTCAAGGTGAAGGTTATATAAGATTTTCGTTATGTGCTTCGGCAGATGATATTGAAGCCTGTATAGCAAGAGTAAAATAA
- a CDS encoding bifunctional 3-deoxy-7-phosphoheptulonate synthase/chorismate mutase type II: protein MENKKELRSWLDDLKLDHPLVIAGPCSAETEEQVLKIAHELKDTDVTYFRAGIWKPRTRPGNFEGVGALGLKWLQKVKEETGMKVCTEVANAAHVKLALEHDIDMLWIGARSTVSPFIMQEIADALEGTDKPVLIKNPVNPDLALWLGGIERIYSSGVKNIGAIHRGFSTYEKTKYRNNPNWQMAIEFQNKFPDIPLINDPSHITGKRDMVFDVSQVALDLNFDGLMIETHYDPDNAWSDASQQVTPSTLVQIMKDLKVRKEADPEAEYNSQLNNLRAQIDVIDNQIIDMLGKRMQASDGIGKLKKDKNVAVLQSKRWNEILGRMVLEGQEHGLSEEFILKMFKAVHQESINHQEKIING from the coding sequence ATGGAAAATAAAAAAGAATTGAGAAGTTGGTTAGATGATTTAAAATTAGATCATCCGTTAGTGATTGCCGGACCATGTAGCGCCGAGACCGAAGAGCAAGTATTAAAAATTGCTCATGAGTTAAAGGACACCGATGTTACTTATTTTAGAGCCGGTATCTGGAAACCAAGAACAAGACCAGGGAATTTTGAAGGCGTTGGTGCTTTAGGATTAAAATGGTTACAGAAAGTTAAAGAAGAAACCGGAATGAAGGTGTGTACCGAGGTTGCCAATGCTGCTCATGTAAAACTAGCTTTAGAGCATGATATTGATATGCTTTGGATTGGGGCGCGTTCTACAGTATCTCCATTTATCATGCAGGAAATAGCCGATGCTTTAGAGGGAACAGACAAACCTGTATTAATCAAAAATCCAGTGAATCCAGATTTGGCACTTTGGTTAGGTGGTATTGAAAGAATTTATAGTTCTGGAGTTAAAAATATTGGAGCTATTCACAGAGGGTTTTCTACTTACGAAAAAACAAAGTACAGAAACAATCCTAACTGGCAAATGGCAATCGAATTCCAAAATAAATTCCCAGATATTCCATTAATCAACGACCCATCCCATATTACAGGAAAAAGGGATATGGTTTTTGACGTGTCTCAAGTTGCATTAGACTTAAATTTTGATGGATTGATGATTGAAACACATTACGATCCAGACAATGCTTGGAGTGATGCATCACAGCAAGTTACGCCTTCTACATTAGTGCAAATCATGAAGGATTTAAAAGTAAGAAAAGAAGCTGATCCAGAAGCTGAGTACAATAGCCAATTAAATAATTTGAGAGCACAAATTGATGTGATTGATAATCAAATTATTGATATGTTAGGGAAGCGTATGCAGGCTTCAGATGGTATTGGTAAACTTAAAAAGGATAAGAATGTAGCTGTATTACAAAGTAAACGATGGAACGAAATTCTTGGAAGAATGGTGCTAGAAGGACAAGAGCACGGTTTAAGCGAAGAATTTATTCTTAAAATGTTTAAAGCAGTTCATCAAGAATCCATAAATCACCAAGAGAAGATTATCAATGGATAA
- a CDS encoding prephenate dehydratase: MIKSVAIQGIKGSFHHIVSEQFFNKSIDLIECLTFDGVVDALTTESCDAAIMALENSIAGSIIPNYALIDKHNLHVVGEHYLDIQHNLMALSGQRIEDIKEVYSHPMALLQCKAFFKNYPHIKLVEDKDTAEVAERIHKNQLKSVGAIASVLAAEIFELDILAKSIQTIKHNETRFAIVKRTNSEVPESEINKASLKFEANHKRGSLATILNVMSDCKLNLTKIQSLPIIETPWKYAFFVDVTFNDYSDFKKAKSLIEIMAEGFKVLGEYKNAKL; encoded by the coding sequence ATGATTAAATCGGTAGCCATACAAGGAATAAAAGGATCTTTCCATCACATTGTTTCAGAGCAATTTTTTAATAAGTCTATTGACTTAATAGAGTGCTTGACTTTTGATGGCGTGGTTGATGCTTTGACTACAGAATCTTGCGATGCAGCAATAATGGCATTAGAGAATTCTATTGCAGGTTCTATTATTCCAAATTACGCTTTAATCGATAAACACAATTTGCATGTTGTAGGAGAGCACTATTTAGATATTCAGCATAACTTAATGGCTTTGTCTGGTCAGCGTATTGAGGATATTAAAGAAGTATATTCACATCCTATGGCGTTGTTGCAATGTAAAGCGTTTTTTAAAAACTATCCACATATAAAGTTGGTGGAGGATAAAGATACCGCTGAAGTTGCAGAGAGAATTCATAAGAATCAACTTAAAAGTGTGGGCGCTATAGCTAGTGTTTTAGCCGCTGAGATTTTCGAACTGGACATTCTTGCTAAAAGTATTCAAACAATAAAGCACAATGAAACACGCTTTGCAATTGTAAAGCGAACCAATTCTGAAGTTCCTGAAAGTGAGATAAACAAAGCTTCGCTTAAGTTCGAAGCCAATCATAAACGCGGAAGTTTAGCTACCATACTAAACGTAATGAGCGATTGTAAATTGAATCTAACAAAAATTCAATCGTTGCCAATTATTGAAACACCTTGGAAATATGCATTTTTTGTTGACGTTACTTTTAATGATTACAGCGATTTTAAAAAAGCAAAGTCTCTAATAGAGATTATGGCAGAAGGATTTAAGGTTTTAGGTGAATACAAAAATGCTAAGTTATGA
- the dtd gene encoding D-aminoacyl-tRNA deacylase gives MKVVIQRVSQASVTISEEVVAKIDNGLLVLLGIVDEDALEDITWLTNKIANLRIFTDENGLMNTSLRDIGGDVIVVSQFTLHALTKKGNRPSYVKAAKPNIAIPLYESFIKHLEQDLGQKVQTGKFGAMMQVALINDGPVTIIIDSKNRV, from the coding sequence ATGAAAGTAGTAATTCAACGTGTGTCTCAGGCTAGTGTTACTATAAGTGAAGAAGTCGTAGCGAAGATTGATAACGGACTTTTAGTGCTTTTAGGTATTGTTGACGAAGATGCTCTAGAAGATATTACGTGGTTGACTAACAAGATTGCTAATCTTCGGATTTTTACAGATGAAAATGGTTTAATGAATACATCTTTAAGAGATATTGGTGGAGATGTAATTGTTGTGAGCCAGTTTACACTTCATGCCTTAACCAAAAAAGGAAACAGGCCCAGTTATGTTAAGGCGGCTAAACCAAATATAGCAATTCCGCTCTATGAGTCATTTATAAAACATCTAGAACAGGATTTAGGACAAAAAGTTCAAACGGGAAAGTTTGGAGCCATGATGCAAGTTGCCCTAATCAACGATGGTCCTGTAACAATAATTATAGACTCCAAGAATAGAGTTTAG